The Chloroflexota bacterium genome includes the window TGTATCCCAGCATGTGGGAAAAGAGCGCGCCGTCCACGTATTCGCGAATCGGTTCCAGTCCCACGCGCACGCCGGGAAAATCGAGATGGTTCTCCTCTAAATAAAACGCGACCTCGCGCGGCACGTTCGATTTGATGAGCGCCGGCGCAAACGGATCGCGCTCGGCTTTGGCGATCAGTTCGCGCAATCCTGGTTTTCGTTTGGGCGGCACGACGACGCGCTCGACACCAATGGGCAAACTGCCCACCGCGTCCGCGACCGTCGTTTCGATCACCGTCTCGATGGGCATGTCGAGCAAGACCGCGAGTTTGCCGACGATGCGTTCTTCGTCCTCGTCCGGCAAATCTGCCGGCACAATCGAAACGTTGAACGAGGGAATGTTACGGACGAGGATTTTGCCGGCGCGATCATAGACGATGCCGCGCAACGCATCGGTTTGAACGATGCGATACCGATTCGCAAACGCGGCTTGGCGAAAGTACTCGCCTTGCGCGATTTGTAAGTTGGCGAGCTGGAGAACGAGAATGAGAAACGCGGCAATGATCGCAACGCGCAAAAGGCGAAAACTGCCGCGGGGTTTTTCTTCTTCTTCGGTTACACTGCCCGCTAGGGAATATTCGTGCTCTGGATCGTTCACGCGAAAAATTATACCCTAGTTTGAGCGAATTGGCAACGCGCTATCAAGTTACTCGCAAAGCCAGCGCGGGCGAGCGGAACGTTTCGGCGAGCGTTGCTTTCGTAGCGCGTCGAGGTGTTCTCATTCGTGCGACCCGTGAACATCTTCTTTACGCATGATGTCTAAAAACAGGTGGACAACATGCGGATCGAGGTGCGTGCCGGATAACGAGGCGATGTGACTCAACACCTGTTCCACCGACCACGGCTCGCGGTAGGGGCGCTGCGAGAGTAACGCGTCCCACACATCCACCACCGCAAAGATGCGCGCGGCAAGCGGAATGTCTTCGCCTTTGAGTCCGCGCGGATATCCTTTGCCGTCCCAGCGTTCGTGATGACAGTACGGAATATCGAGCGAAGGTCGCAGGTACGCAATCGGCGAAATGAATTTGTTCGCATACGACGGATGTCGTTGCATAATCAGCCACTCGTCATTCGTCAACGGACCGGGCTTGAACAAGATGCGATCGGGAATCGCCATCTTGCCGATGTCGTGCAGCAGCGCGCCGCGCCGGATGTGCTCGATTTGTTCTTCGCTCAGTTTCATCGCGCGCGCTAGCCGCACCGTCAGATCGGTGACGCGTTGTGTGTGTCCTTTCGTTTCTTCATCGCGCAGGTCGAGCGCGCGCGACCAGCCCTCGAGTGTGGCGTCGTACGCGCGTTCGAGCTCGCGCCGCGAATTTTCCGAATCCTGGAACAGGCGCGCGTTCTCCATCGCGACGGCGACCTGATTGGCGAACAGCACGAGCAGACGCTCATCTTCCGGCGTGAACGCGTCGGTGTGCGTGCTCAAGACCGCGAGTACGCCAAGCAAATGGTGATCGGTTTCCACGGGCACCCACAAACCGGCGCTGACCTCCGGATCCACGCGAATCCAGCGCGGCTCGACGTGAACGTTCGGCAAATACAACGGGAGGCGACTGCGCCCGACCCACGCGGTAACACCCTGCGGACTGGACAAGGGTAGATTCAGTTTGCTTAAATCGCGTTGGGTTTGTTCGGAAAAACCAATCGCCATCTCGACGCGCAGACTATCGGACGTGCGTTCATACCGCAAGAATTCCGCGCGGTCGGCGTGGAGGGCTTGCATCGTGATGTTGAACAGAAATTCGAGTTGCGCTTTCGGCTGGAGTACGCTGTTGAGCGCCAAGCCGGCGTCGTACACCAACGCCAGTTGTTCGGCGCGTGTGCGCGTTTCCTGGAAAAGCCGCGTGTTGCGAACGACGCTCGCAGCTAACCCAGCAAAGAGCGCAAGCAGATGCATGTCGGCTTCAGTGAATCGGCGCGACGATGCGCCTAGCTCGACAACGGTGAGCACGCCGATGAGTTCACCGCCGTAGAGCATGGGCACGCCCAGGACTGCACGAAGCGATAGCGTGTCTGGGTGGGGGAGGCGCGCGTACCATTTTTGATAATCGTCCACAATCAAGGGTTGGCGGGTGGCGGCTACTTTGCCAACCAACCCAGTGCCAAGTTTGATGCGAAAATTCGGCGAAAAGAAAAGCCCTTTTTGTGAAACGAGTTCGAGCTCATCCCGGGTGACGTTGTACAGGTACGCGGTTCCGCCAGGACAGTTTAACAGTGCGACGGCGCGTTCGATGATGGTTTGCAATAGGAACGCCAGATCGCGTTGCGGCGCGGCAAGATCGCTTGCGGTGGCGTACAGCGCGGCGAATTGATCGGCGCGCGCCCGGCTTTCGCGCAAGAGGCGCGCGTTCTCCAGCGCGATCGCGGCTTGGTCGGCAAAGGTTTGCAAGGCGGACGCGTGGTCGGCGTTGAAAAAGCCCGGCGTCGCGCTGTCCAAATTGAGAATCCCTAGCGCGAATCCCTTGGTGCGGATGGGCGCGGCGAGATGCGACCGAATCCAACGCGATTCCGGTAAATCTACCCAGTCGGCATATTGCCGGACATCGGAAATCAAATCCACCGGACCATCGGGCGACGCCGCGTAGTTCATGTTCGGAAAACGTGCGAGGTCAAAGCGTTGCGCGAAAATCCACTCGTCGTCGCCGAACCGATCATAGCCGCGACCGCGGACGACGCGCGCGGCGCCTCCTTCGAACAGCATGATATTCGCGGTGTCGTACGGCACGACGCGTCCAACATGGTCGAGGATGCGGTCGAGCACCTGATCGAAATCGAGCGTGCTGTTGAACGCGCTGGCAATATCGCGCAGACTTTCGGCGAGCGCGCGCTGTTCGCGTTCCGCCGCTTCGGCGCGCGCGCGCTCCCGGTCGCGCGATTGGAGCGCCTCCGCCAATTCGTCAAAGGCGCGCGCCAACTTGGTGATTTCGCCCGTGCGCGCGGGACCTTCGACGCGCGCGCTCAAATCGCCGGCGCGCAGGTGTTCCGTCGCGCGAATTAGGCGTCGCACCGGGCGCACGACGAACACGTCGCCAAAACTCCACGCGGCGGCGGAGGCGACCAAACCGACCACCGTCAATACCAGCAGACTTTGCCAAAGCAATTGATCGGCTTGCGCGTACGCCGCCGATACCGGAATGCCCAGCCCGATGTACGCATCTTCCGCCGAACCGGCTTTGGTCCGCACCAGTGAATAGAGTCGCGTGACGTCATCCGGGTCTTGAATATCCGCGGTCAACCCGGCGCGCGTCAGAGTTTGGAGGTGTTGGTCGGCGGGCGTGTACTGCACCCACACCTCATCCGCGCGCACACGCGTGAGCAGCGTATCACCGTGAATCGCTACCAACAACGTCGAGCCGGTCGGCAACTGCTTCATTTGCGCGAAGGTGGCGAACCATGCCGTGTCCAACGTGGCAAAGACGACGCCTTGCGTTTCGTCGAACTCGTCCACCAAAGGAACGCCGATATTCACGGTCGGGCGGGTGCCCAGCCAACCCAGTTCAAATTCGCCGATGCTCGAATGGCGAGACTGTAATAGAAATTGAAAGTACGGACGTTCGGTGACACGG containing:
- a CDS encoding GAF domain-containing protein produces the protein MRFLRRLVVVHMLASLQARLLLIVLLALIPAFGLAIYNSDAQRQLATEAARQQTKRLARQAQSDQLELIAAAHQLLFALESLPALHAQGPLRCDELLTAVKTHSFYANLGVINRAGFVSCSATSLTAPFRVTERPYFQFLLQSRHSSIGEFELGWLGTRPTVNIGVPLVDEFDETQGVVFATLDTAWFATFAQMKQLPTGSTLLVAIHGDTLLTRVRADEVWVQYTPADQHLQTLTRAGLTADIQDPDDVTRLYSLVRTKAGSAEDAYIGLGIPVSAAYAQADQLLWQSLLVLTVVGLVASAAAWSFGDVFVVRPVRRLIRATEHLRAGDLSARVEGPARTGEITKLARAFDELAEALQSRDRERARAEAAEREQRALAESLRDIASAFNSTLDFDQVLDRILDHVGRVVPYDTANIMLFEGGAARVVRGRGYDRFGDDEWIFAQRFDLARFPNMNYAASPDGPVDLISDVRQYADWVDLPESRWIRSHLAAPIRTKGFALGILNLDSATPGFFNADHASALQTFADQAAIALENARLLRESRARADQFAALYATASDLAAPQRDLAFLLQTIIERAVALLNCPGGTAYLYNVTRDELELVSQKGLFFSPNFRIKLGTGLVGKVAATRQPLIVDDYQKWYARLPHPDTLSLRAVLGVPMLYGGELIGVLTVVELGASSRRFTEADMHLLALFAGLAASVVRNTRLFQETRTRAEQLALVYDAGLALNSVLQPKAQLEFLFNITMQALHADRAEFLRYERTSDSLRVEMAIGFSEQTQRDLSKLNLPLSSPQGVTAWVGRSRLPLYLPNVHVEPRWIRVDPEVSAGLWVPVETDHHLLGVLAVLSTHTDAFTPEDERLLVLFANQVAVAMENARLFQDSENSRRELERAYDATLEGWSRALDLRDEETKGHTQRVTDLTVRLARAMKLSEEQIEHIRRGALLHDIGKMAIPDRILFKPGPLTNDEWLIMQRHPSYANKFISPIAYLRPSLDIPYCHHERWDGKGYPRGLKGEDIPLAARIFAVVDVWDALLSQRPYREPWSVEQVLSHIASLSGTHLDPHVVHLFLDIMRKEDVHGSHE